The Falco rusticolus isolate bFalRus1 chromosome 5, bFalRus1.pri, whole genome shotgun sequence genome has a segment encoding these proteins:
- the NDUFA12 gene encoding NADH dehydrogenase [ubiquinone] 1 alpha subcomplex subunit 12 translates to MAFEAVLHLQPGKRWSGASNRSLQPSAGEVTWATEPRSSPGWITEEEGMAEQLLASQHRTPPPGCPGGRAPPSLPAPAAGIGGPRQPQRPPPTGPASVAHHANGRAGAAPAARCPASGAGGRDGAVPPAGPGRGRGRGERRGGPGSGWHRPKMAEYAQLVKRALKHLGGHGGVRGALWQLLRVNDLKTGTLIGIDKYGNKYYEDKRNFFGRHRWVIYTNEMNGKNTFWEVDGSMVPPEWHRWLHSMTDDPPTTHPPVARKFIWENHKFNLSGTPQQYVPYSTTRKKIQEWIPPTTASK, encoded by the exons ATGGCTTTTGAGGCAGTTCTGCACCTACAGCCTGGGAAGAGATGGTCAGGGGCGTCTAACCGCAGCCTACAACCGTCTGCAGGAGAGGTTACATGGGCGACAGAGCCACGTTCCTCACCGGGGTGGATCACCGAGGAGGAGGGGATGGCTGAACAGCTGCTTGCCAGCCAGCACCGCACTCCGCCgccgggctgcccggggggccGCGCACCTCCCTCCTTGCCCGCTCCCGCGGCAGGCATCGGCGGGCCCAGACAGCCCCAGCGCCCGCCTCCAACCGGGCCAGCCTCCGTGGCGCACCACGCAAATGGCAGagccggggccgcgccggcaGCTCGCTGCCCCGCCTCGGGCGCTGGGGGACGAGACGGCGCTGtcccgccggcggggccgggccggggccggggccggggcgagaggcggggcggccccgggagCGGGTGGCACCGCCCCAAGATGGCGGAGTACGCGCAGCTGGTGAAGCGGGCGCTGAAGCACCTCGGCGGCCATGGCGGCGTGCGCGGCGCCCTATGGCAGCTGCTGAG AGTCAATGATTTGAAGACTGGTACGCTGATAGGAATTGACAAATACGGGAACAAATACTATGAAGATAAAAGAAACTTCTTTG gTCGACACAGATGGGTCATCTATACTAATGAAATGAATGGCAAAAATACCTTTTGGGAAGTTGATGGAAGTATGGTGCCCCCTGAATG GCATCGCTGGCTTCACTCAATGACAGATGACCCTCCAACTACTCATCCACCAGTTGCTCGTAAATTTATCTGGGAGAACCATAAATTCAATCTGAGTGGCACTCCCCAACAGTATGTACCTTATTCTACTACTCGCAAGAAGATACAAGAGTGGATCCCACCTACAACAGCTAGCaaatag